Part of the Dethiosulfovibrio russensis genome, GTCGAGTCCGTACGCTTTCAGCCTATCGACGTTCTTGATGCTGATCGGCCAACCGGTGGGACCGTTCAGGAAACGGCCTTTATCATCGTTCTCCGGATCCTGAAAGATCTTCCAGTACTTGGGAAGATCCGTAACCGACCTGAGATCCGGGGCAAGAGGCTCTATCCCCCTCTCGGGGTCTCCCTTTATGATGAACGTGGGGACATACCAGCCCTGAGGAGCGTTGGGGTAGTTTTTCCCCATCTCCAGGACCTTCCCCTTCTTCGTTATCTTATCCCAGATGGCTATGGAGTTATCCACCCACGTCTCCATGGCAAGCTGAAGATCGCCTCTCTCCAGTCCCAGAAAACCGGGCATCTCCTCGGTAAGCGAATAGGCTACCTCGCGGTCGAATCCATGCTCCAGTATGTAACCGGCCACCCTGTTGTGGAACTGGGCGCTTTCCCAGCTGAAATCGGCAAAGACTATCTTAGACCCGGCCGAGGCCGCCATAGAGGACAGAATAACCCCCAACGTCAAAATCACACTGAAAAACTTCGCACTCTTTCTCATACATCGACTCCTCTCGAAAAAGTCTCCCCGATCTCGGGGAGAACGCCTGACCCATGCAAGGGCCTTACCGCTGTAAATTTACATAATAACATAAATTTATCTCTCGGACCGACAATTGACGGAATCTTTCCCCTCTCATCGCCCGATTCAGGACGCTAACCGAGGAAGAGATCTCTAGACGATATCTCCATTACACAAAAAGTCAAAAAACGGCCCCCTCCCTAAAGGGACGACGGACACATCGTGATCGATATAGCTTGACATCGGTCGAGACGCTGGAATAATATGAGATACCAATCGTAACTGAGCCTGCGGATGAACGGGAACCCGGTGAGAGTCCGGGACGGCCCCGCCACTGTAACCGTGACGAAACCCCGCCATATCACTGAAGACAGCTTCGGGAAGAGGGGGAAGTAGGATGAACGGAAGTCAGGAGACCGGTCTGCAGGAGCAATCAGCGTCTGCGCGGGCGGACGATGTTGTTCTCGCGAGGGAGGAATCCCCCGTGGAATGTTTGCATATGCTCTAGCCGCCCGCAGGGGCGGCTTTTTTTATCCACAGGCACTCGGTTAGCGAGAGGCGGACACTATCCCACGATAAGGAAGGTATGATCGCCCATGGATATGGAAGAACGGGAAAACCCTAAGCCGTTTCCCGCCGTAACTTTCGACGAGTTCTCCCCGACCAGCTACGAAGAGTGGAGAAAGGAAGCGGAGGCAGCTCTGAAGGGAGCCCCATTCGAGAGACGGCTGCTTACCAGGACATACGAGGACATTACTCTGGAACCGATCTACCGAATGGAGGACATCGAGAATCTGACAGAGCCTCTCACCCTGCCGGGGACCCCCGATTATCTAAGGGGAACGGACCGTAGAGGCTACATGGATCGTCCCTGGTCCATAGCCCAGGCCATCGACGAATACCTGCCGGAGGAGGCCAACAAGGCTGTTAGGAAAGAACTCTCAGGAGGTTCGAACTCCATACATCTGGTGCTCAACCAATCTACCAGGGACTGCGTGGAGAGCTCCGATCGATACGATACCAGAGGGCTATCCCTGGCAACCCTGAAGGACGTCGACGACCTGTTGAACGACCTGGATCTGACGACCTATCCGATTCACCTTTTCACAGGTGCCTCCAGCGCTCCCATGTTGGGACTTATGTCGGCCAGGGCGGTGGCGCAGGGCAAGAGGGACTCTTTGAGATCTCGACAGGGGTGCATAGGAGCGGATCCGATAGGGACCCTTGCGGGATCCGGACATCTATCCTGTCCCATGGACGAACTGATGGACGAGATGGCCCTGTCCATACAGTGGAGCAGAAAATCCGCCCCCGAGCTCAAAACGGTGCTGATAAGGGGGGACGTGTACCACGACGGCGGAGCCAACTGCGTCCAGGAACTGGCCTGTTCTATGGCTACCGGCATAGCCTACATAAGGGCTATGGTTATAAGGGGCATCGACGTAGACCATATCGCCTCCCAAATACGCTTCAGCTTCCCCGTCGGAGCCAACTTCTTCATGGAGATCGCCAAGCTCAGGGCGGCCAGAATGTTCTGGTCCAGGATAGTCCGCTCCTTCGGCGGTAAGGACGAATCGGCCAAGATCGACCTGTTCGCCTCCACGTCCCGGTTCACCCAGACCGTCTACGACCCCTACGTCAACGTCCTCAGAGGGACGACTCAGGCCTTCTCAGCCGTGATAGGAGGAGCCGATTCCCTATGGGTACGTCGCTTCGACGATCCGATCAGGACGGGGACGGAACAGTCCAGAAGAATATCGAGAAATATACAGGTTCTCCTTCAGAACGAGTTCAATCTCAGACAGCCGATAGACCCGGCCGGCGGATCTTGGTACGTCGAAAAACTAACGGACCAGGTCTATCGCAAAAGCTGGGAGTATATGCAGGAAATAGAGAGATCCGGAGGAATCCTGGAGGCGCTTCGCTCCGGCAAGGTTCAGGACAACGTGGCCGGAGTACTGAAATCCCGACTTGAAAAGCTGGACCGCCGATCCGATAGATCCGTAGGCACCAACGCCTACGCAAACGTCACAGAGAAGCCTCTGGACGAATCACCCCGATCCGATCGAGACGTGAGATCCGTCAGGAAGAAAGCTATCTCCGAATATCGGGAACTGACCGACGAGCTACATCGAGAGAAAACCCTGAGCGCCATCCTGGACAGCATCGGAGGAGAACCTGGGGCCTTCATGAAGGCCCTTATCGAGGCATTTATGGCGGGAGCCACTCTATCGGAGATACGACATATCCTGGACGACGGATTTCAAGGGGACATAAGGGTTCGGCCCATAGCCCCTCACAGATGGACGGAGAAATTCGAGAAACTTCGCCGTCGCACCGAGGACTTCGCCATCAGGAAAGGCGGTTTCAAAATATTTCTGGCCGGAATGGGTCCGCTCAAACAGCACAAGGCCCGGTCGGACTTCAGTGCGTCCTTCATGGAGGTGGCCAACTTCGAGGTCATAAGAAATGACGGATTCGACACCATCGAGGAGGCGGTCAGGACCGCATCCGAATCGGGTGCCGCGGTAACGGTGATATGCTCCAGCGACGAAAGCTACCCCGACCTGGTACCCCCTCTAGCCAAGGCTCTCAAGGAAAACAGGCCGGAGATGAAGGTCCTCCTGGCCGGAGCCCCCGCTCCGGAGTTCAAGGAAATCTACGAGAACTCCGGCGTAGACGACTTCATCCACGTCAGGGCCAACTGCTTCGAGATACTCGAATCGCTACAGAGAACCGGAGGAATGTTCCAATGACAAGAGCAAAACCGGACTTCACCGAGATACCCCCCGTTCCATCCACCGACGAAAAAATGTCCCTTCCGAGGTGGGAGGAGAACCAGGACGACCTCGCAAAGACCATGGAGCAGATAGACCTCAAATCCCTTTACAGAAACGAGGATATCGCGAAACTGAGACACCTGGACTTCATGGCCGGGGTTCCACCGTTCCTAAGGGGACCCTACTCCACCATGTACGTCACCAGACCTTGGACGGTCCGGCAGTACGCCGGATTCTCCACCGCCGAGGAGAGCAACGCCTTCTACAGAAGGAACCTTGCGGCTGGACAGAAGGGCCTGTCCATCGCATTCGATTTGGCCACCCACAGGGGTTACGACTCGGATCATCCCAGGGTAATGGGGGACGTCGGCAAGGCCGGAGTGGCGGTAGACTCCATACTGGACATGGAGATCCTATTCTCCGAGATCCCTCTGGACCGTATGTCGGTATCCATGACGATGAACGGGGCCGTCCTCCCTGTCATGGCCTTCTACATCCTTGCGGCGGAGGAACAGGGGGTAGACCGCTCCCTTCTGAGCGGAACCATCCAGAACGACATACTAAAGGAATTCATGGTCCGAAACACCTACATATACCCCCCTGACGCATCGATGAGGATCATAGGGGACATATTCTCCTACACATCCCGGCATATGCCCAAGTTCAACAGCATAAGTATATCGGGCTATCACATGCAGGAGGCTGGCGCCACAGCCGACATAGAGCTGGGCTACACCTTGGCCGACGGCCTGGAATACATCCGCACCGGCATAGATGCGGGACTGGACGTGGACAACTTCGCCCCGAGGCTCTCGTTTTTCTGGGCAATTGGGAAGAACTACTTCATGGAGATCGCCAAGATGAGGGCCGCAAGAATGCTCTGGGCAAAGATAGTAAAACAGTTCGATCCGAAAAAGGCCAAGTCCATGGCTCTCAGGACCCATTCCCAGACCTCGGGATGGAGCCTGACCGCCCAGGACCCATTCAACAACATCGCCAGAACCTGCGTGGAGGCCATGGCTGCGGCTCTGGGACACACCCAGTCGCTCCACACCAACGCCCTGGACGAGGCCATAGCTCTGCCAACCGACTTTTCCGCCCGAATAGCCAGAAACACCCAGCTCTATATCCAGGACGAGACCAGCGTATGCAAGGTAATAGACCCCTGGGGAGGCTCCTACTACGTAGAGGCCCTGACCGACGAGCTTATCCGCCGGGCCTGGGGACACATCCAGGAGGTGGAGGAACTAGGGGGCATGTCAAAGGCCATAGACACCGGTCTTCCAAAGATGAGGATCGAGGAGGCGGCGGCTAGACGGCAGGCCCACATAGATTCGGGCAAAGAAAAAATCCTGGGAGTGAACTTTCACAAATTGGAAAAGGAGGACCCCATAGACATCCTCGAGGTGGACAACTCGGCGGTCCGACAGGCCCAGATAAGGCGGCTGGAGAAGCTTCGCTCCGAGAGAGACACCGACCGGGTAATAAAGGCGTTGGACGCCCTTACCTACTCCATGGAGACCGGCGAGGGAAACCTGCTTGACCTGGCGGTCGACGCCGCCAGGGCGAGGGCCAGTCTGGGGGAGATTTCCGACGCCGTGGAAAAGGTCTGCGGAAGACATAAGGCGGTCATACGGTCCATCTCGGGAATCTACAGCAGCGAGTTCGCCGACGAGGATATCATAGAGGAAGTTCGCGGAATGACCGCCGACTTCGAGAGACGGGAGGGACGGAGGCCCAGGATAATGGTGGCCAAGATGGGCCAGGACGGACACGACCGAGGAGCCAAGGTGGTGGCAACCGCCTACGCCGACATGGGGTTCGACGTGGACGTCGGAGCCCTCTTCCAGACCCCGGCGGAGACTGCCCAGGAGGCTGTGGACAACGACGTCCACATAGTCGGCATGAGCTCCCTGGCGGCAGGGCACAAAACCCTTCTGCCCCAGCTCATAGAGGAGCTGGCGAAGAGAGGCAGAGACGATATAATGGTCATAGCCGGAGGAGTCATACCGGCCCAGGACTACGAATACCTGAGAGAGCACGGAGCTGCTGCGATATACGGTCCCGGAACGGTCATACCGGCGGCGGCCAAGGAAATGCTGGAAATCCTCAACCGTCGACTGACCGATCAGGAATTACCCTAGATGACCTACGATACCTACAGGCCCGACTGGGTCCCCCAAGAGGGGGGATCCCAGTTTTCCTGTCGGGTTATGACCGGGGTCGACGGAGTCAAGGATGGAGCCGCTCCCACCGGGACGGGGAAGACTCCATCCAGAAAAAAACTGACCTTGGACGACTACGAGAGGGGCATCCTCGCAGGAGACAGGATGATTCTCTCCAGAGGGATAACCCTCATAGAGAGCAACGCCTCCAGACACTTCGACCCGGCCCAGGAGCTCGTCCAGAGGATATTACCGAATACTGGAAACGCCGTCAGAGTAGGGATAACGGGGATTCCCGGAGTCGGGAAAAGCACCTTCATAGAGACCCTCGGCTGCTCACTCTGCGAGAGAGGACACAAGGTGGCGGTGCTTGCCGTTGACCCCAGCAGCTCCGTCTCGGGCGGAAGCATATTGGGAGACAAGACCAGGATGGAAAAACTGACTAGGGAAACCAGAGCCTTCATAAGGCCCTCTCCCTCCAGCGGAACCCTGGGAGGGGTCACCAGAAAGAGCCGGGAGACCCTGCTGCTTTGCGAGGCGGCGGGCTACGACGTCATACTGGTCGAAACGGTAGGGGTCGGCCAGAGCGAGACCACCGTTCGGTCCATGGTGGACTTCTTCATGGTACTGGTGTTGACCGGCGCGGGAGACGACCTTCAGGGAATAAAGAAAGGGATCATAGAGCTGGCCGACGCCATAGTGGTCAACAAAGCCGACGGAGACAACCTAAGAAAGGCCTTGGTCACAAGGGCGGACTACGAGCAGATACTTCACTATCTCCGTCCCGCAACGGAGGGATGGACCACCGGAGCCTACGCCTGCTCCGCCCTTACCGGCGACGGTATAGACGATCTATGGAAGCTCGTTACCAAGTTCGAGAAAGCGATGAAGGAATCGGGGTTCTTCCAAGAGAGGAGAGCCAGACAGGCCCTCCAATGGATGGACACCATGGTGGAAGAGTACATTCACCATAAAATCTCTCAGGATCCCTCCATAGCAAAGAAACGGGATTCAATCCGAGAGATGGTGATCCGTGGAGATTCGCCGCCCACAGTTGCAGCTAAGGCCATTATAGATGCCCTGGAGACGACTATTTTTCGACGATAACGGGAGGAACCTCTGAAAACAGGATATAAGCACACCGTGCACAAACGATCTAGATTATCTCTATCGACACTTGACCTGACGCATCTTCGCTGTTAGCCTCTCCTTAAAACAGTCAGACATCTCTTTGCTAAAAAATCACAAAGACGATTGCCCTACGAAGATAAGGGCAGTCGTCTTTTTTAAACCCCAACCCCATCAATGTGGAGGGGGTATCCAGAACGAGACCACCGATAATCGGGAGGCCCAGAAACATTAAGGCATACTAAGGACAAGGGGGTATCGAATTGAAAAAAATCGACTGTCTAGGGGACTTTTGCCCCATACCTGGAATGAAAGCCAAGGTGGCAATGGAGAAGATGAGGCCGGGAGAGAGCGTCCTCCTTGTTTCAGACCATAGCTGCGCCCCATTGAACGTCAAGGATATCGCCGACGAGATGGGATGCTCTATCGAGCTGGAAGAGGTCGTACCTGGCGTTTTCGAGATCACCATCAGCAAAAACTGTCTTTCCCCTCATGAAGCATAAACTCTATAAAAGAATCCAACTCGGGCATCTGAAGAGACGACCGATGGTAGACTATCGAGACGGGACAGCTCATGTCCACATCCGGGATAATATGTTGTTTCAACATCTCAAGATAAAGCTCTTTTTTAATTGTAACGTAAGGAACTATAGAAACTCCATCATCGTTCGCCACAGATGCTTTCAATGCCTCTAAGCTGCCCATCTCCATTACCACGTTCAGTTTTTCCGGAGACACTCCGTTATCGGAGAAAGCTTTATCTATTATTCCACGAAGACCGGACTTCTTAGGACACAACAATAGGTTCATGTTAGCGAGCTCGCAGAGCGATCGGATATCTTCGATCGCTCTATTTTTTGGAGAACTTATTATCGCCAACCTATTGTCCATCAACTTGTGCACAAAAAGGTCCTCGTCACTCCCCTTCTCCTGGGAGATGAACCCTATATCGGACCGAAAATTTCTGACGTCCTCCAGTACCTCCTCGGTATAGTTACAGATGTTGTTGAACCTAATAGAGGGATTTCTCCTCTGGTAAGCCGTCAAGGCACAGGGTACAAGATACTCGCAGATGCTGGTGGACGAACTCACGCGGATAACGGATATTGATCGATGTTTCAGAAGCTCCATCTCGGACCTCATCTTCTCGTATAACTCCTCGAATATCTGGGCATAGCAATAAAAGAGATCCCCCGACTTAGTCAGGGAGATACCATGATTGCTCCTCTCTAAAAGCAATGTATCCATCTCTTCCTCAAGCTGTTTAAGCTGCTGACTTAATGCCGACTGACTCATATGGAGTTTTTGAGCGGCCTTGGAGATGCTCTTTTCCTCAACTATATTAAGGAAATACTTTATGGTCGACTGGTTCAAATACGGTCCCCTCCTGTCCATCGGTAAGAGCGATGGTGCATAAGATTATCCGTTAACTACTTCACTAAGGAAAAGAATATAATGACCATAGAGCATGATAGTTAAATATTTAACTAGAAGGGAGGTGAGAGACGTGGAGAGAGCAAAGAGATCTACACGGAAGAAGAAGGCAAATCAACTCCCAATCGCCCTTCTTTTACTGGTTGTTATTGTAGCTGTAGGATTTTATTTAAGCAACTTCAGTCCTAGTAACCCATCTTTTTGGTTTTTTGGAATATTACTGGGATTGACCCTAAGAGCCTCTCGTTTCTGTTTCACCGCTTCAATGAGGGATCCGGTTCTTACAGGTGGAACGAACCTAACCAAGGCGGTGATAGTCGCCATCGCACTGGCCACTGTAGGATTTGCGGCTATTCAGTACAAAGCCAGCGTAACTGGGCAACCCATTCCCGGGAACATCTCTCCTGTGGGAGTTCACATAGCCATCGGAGCGTTTATGTTCGGGATAGGCATGGTCATAGCAGGAGGCTGCGCTTCAGGAACCCTGATGAGAGTAGGAGAAGGCTTTTCTATGCAGTGGCTCTCACTGGTCTTCTTCATCGTCGGCTCTGTATGGGGAGCTCGTGACTTCAATTACTGGAAACCGACATTTATCGATGGAAGCGTAAAGATATTTCTTCCCGACGTACTAGGATGGTTCCCTGCTTTGGTCGTTCAATTTGGCCTTCTGATGGGGCTTTTCATCCTGGCAGACTGGTTTAGCAACAGAAAAAGCCTAGAAAAATAAACAATAGACATATCTTACAAAAAAACTAAGGAGGACACACACCATGGCGAAAGAATACACTCTCGACTGCCTCGGGGAAGCCTGCCCCATACCGCTTATAAAGGCCCAGAAGAAAATGGCCGAGATGTCCGTCGGCGATACCATAACAATAGAGATCGATCACAGTTGTGCGGTAAAGAACATCCCAGAGTGGG contains:
- a CDS encoding ABC transporter substrate-binding protein, which gives rise to MRKSAKFFSVILTLGVILSSMAASAGSKIVFADFSWESAQFHNRVAGYILEHGFDREVAYSLTEEMPGFLGLERGDLQLAMETWVDNSIAIWDKITKKGKVLEMGKNYPNAPQGWYVPTFIIKGDPERGIEPLAPDLRSVTDLPKYWKIFQDPENDDKGRFLNGPTGWPISIKNVDRLKAYGLDDTYVNFYAGSGAALAVGIASAFEKGRPVLAYYWEPTPLLGKYDMTKLEESPYDPKVWKETGMCAFPACRVLKTGNRAFLESEPEIRDFVERYETSLELTSEALAVMDTEGMSSPQAAEWFLKEHPEVWSSWVDEEVRAKVSKALGL
- a CDS encoding methylmalonyl-CoA mutase family protein, with product MEERENPKPFPAVTFDEFSPTSYEEWRKEAEAALKGAPFERRLLTRTYEDITLEPIYRMEDIENLTEPLTLPGTPDYLRGTDRRGYMDRPWSIAQAIDEYLPEEANKAVRKELSGGSNSIHLVLNQSTRDCVESSDRYDTRGLSLATLKDVDDLLNDLDLTTYPIHLFTGASSAPMLGLMSARAVAQGKRDSLRSRQGCIGADPIGTLAGSGHLSCPMDELMDEMALSIQWSRKSAPELKTVLIRGDVYHDGGANCVQELACSMATGIAYIRAMVIRGIDVDHIASQIRFSFPVGANFFMEIAKLRAARMFWSRIVRSFGGKDESAKIDLFASTSRFTQTVYDPYVNVLRGTTQAFSAVIGGADSLWVRRFDDPIRTGTEQSRRISRNIQVLLQNEFNLRQPIDPAGGSWYVEKLTDQVYRKSWEYMQEIERSGGILEALRSGKVQDNVAGVLKSRLEKLDRRSDRSVGTNAYANVTEKPLDESPRSDRDVRSVRKKAISEYRELTDELHREKTLSAILDSIGGEPGAFMKALIEAFMAGATLSEIRHILDDGFQGDIRVRPIAPHRWTEKFEKLRRRTEDFAIRKGGFKIFLAGMGPLKQHKARSDFSASFMEVANFEVIRNDGFDTIEEAVRTASESGAAVTVICSSDESYPDLVPPLAKALKENRPEMKVLLAGAPAPEFKEIYENSGVDDFIHVRANCFEILESLQRTGGMFQ
- the scpA gene encoding methylmalonyl-CoA mutase, which translates into the protein MTRAKPDFTEIPPVPSTDEKMSLPRWEENQDDLAKTMEQIDLKSLYRNEDIAKLRHLDFMAGVPPFLRGPYSTMYVTRPWTVRQYAGFSTAEESNAFYRRNLAAGQKGLSIAFDLATHRGYDSDHPRVMGDVGKAGVAVDSILDMEILFSEIPLDRMSVSMTMNGAVLPVMAFYILAAEEQGVDRSLLSGTIQNDILKEFMVRNTYIYPPDASMRIIGDIFSYTSRHMPKFNSISISGYHMQEAGATADIELGYTLADGLEYIRTGIDAGLDVDNFAPRLSFFWAIGKNYFMEIAKMRAARMLWAKIVKQFDPKKAKSMALRTHSQTSGWSLTAQDPFNNIARTCVEAMAAALGHTQSLHTNALDEAIALPTDFSARIARNTQLYIQDETSVCKVIDPWGGSYYVEALTDELIRRAWGHIQEVEELGGMSKAIDTGLPKMRIEEAAARRQAHIDSGKEKILGVNFHKLEKEDPIDILEVDNSAVRQAQIRRLEKLRSERDTDRVIKALDALTYSMETGEGNLLDLAVDAARARASLGEISDAVEKVCGRHKAVIRSISGIYSSEFADEDIIEEVRGMTADFERREGRRPRIMVAKMGQDGHDRGAKVVATAYADMGFDVDVGALFQTPAETAQEAVDNDVHIVGMSSLAAGHKTLLPQLIEELAKRGRDDIMVIAGGVIPAQDYEYLREHGAAAIYGPGTVIPAAAKEMLEILNRRLTDQELP
- the meaB gene encoding methylmalonyl Co-A mutase-associated GTPase MeaB; the protein is MTYDTYRPDWVPQEGGSQFSCRVMTGVDGVKDGAAPTGTGKTPSRKKLTLDDYERGILAGDRMILSRGITLIESNASRHFDPAQELVQRILPNTGNAVRVGITGIPGVGKSTFIETLGCSLCERGHKVAVLAVDPSSSVSGGSILGDKTRMEKLTRETRAFIRPSPSSGTLGGVTRKSRETLLLCEAAGYDVILVETVGVGQSETTVRSMVDFFMVLVLTGAGDDLQGIKKGIIELADAIVVNKADGDNLRKALVTRADYEQILHYLRPATEGWTTGAYACSALTGDGIDDLWKLVTKFEKAMKESGFFQERRARQALQWMDTMVEEYIHHKISQDPSIAKKRDSIREMVIRGDSPPTVAAKAIIDALETTIFRR
- a CDS encoding sulfurtransferase TusA family protein — protein: MKKIDCLGDFCPIPGMKAKVAMEKMRPGESVLLVSDHSCAPLNVKDIADEMGCSIELEEVVPGVFEITISKNCLSPHEA
- a CDS encoding LysR family transcriptional regulator translates to MNQSTIKYFLNIVEEKSISKAAQKLHMSQSALSQQLKQLEEEMDTLLLERSNHGISLTKSGDLFYCYAQIFEELYEKMRSEMELLKHRSISVIRVSSSTSICEYLVPCALTAYQRRNPSIRFNNICNYTEEVLEDVRNFRSDIGFISQEKGSDEDLFVHKLMDNRLAIISSPKNRAIEDIRSLCELANMNLLLCPKKSGLRGIIDKAFSDNGVSPEKLNVVMEMGSLEALKASVANDDGVSIVPYVTIKKELYLEMLKQHIIPDVDMSCPVSIVYHRSSLQMPELDSFIEFMLHEGKDSFC
- a CDS encoding YeeE/YedE thiosulfate transporter family protein encodes the protein MTLRASRFCFTASMRDPVLTGGTNLTKAVIVAIALATVGFAAIQYKASVTGQPIPGNISPVGVHIAIGAFMFGIGMVIAGGCASGTLMRVGEGFSMQWLSLVFFIVGSVWGARDFNYWKPTFIDGSVKIFLPDVLGWFPALVVQFGLLMGLFILADWFSNRKSLEK
- a CDS encoding sulfurtransferase TusA family protein, with amino-acid sequence MAKEYTLDCLGEACPIPLIKAQKKMAEMSVGDTITIEIDHSCAVKNIPEWANKEGYNCEIEEIDDGQWEIWIEKTK